Proteins from one Mycteria americana isolate JAX WOST 10 ecotype Jacksonville Zoo and Gardens chromosome 1, USCA_MyAme_1.0, whole genome shotgun sequence genomic window:
- the GLT8D2 gene encoding glycosyltransferase 8 domain-containing protein 2 isoform X1 encodes MALLKKINQILLLLLVLTVCAILYNKVHQVPSTLKNETVDLESPEEMEEEIPVVICAAAGRMGAAIAAISSIYSNTEANVLFYIVGLKTTIPHIRRWIENSKLKEIKFKVVEFNPMVLKGKIRQDASRPELLQPLNFVRFYLPLLIQKHEKVIYLDDDIIVQGDIQELYDTKLAPGHAAAFSDDCDLPSTHEIVRSVGMQNTYMGFLDYRKQAIRDLGISPSTCSFNPGVIVANMTEWKHQRITKQLEKWMQRNVEENLYSSTLGGGVATSPMLIVFHGKYSTINPMWHIRHLGWSPDTRYSEHFLQEAKLLHWNGRYKPWDYPSVHTDLWENWFIPDPSGKFKLTRPDS; translated from the exons ATggctcttttaaagaaaa TTAACCAGATCTTACTGTTACTTCTTGTCTTAACTGTGTGCGCCATTCTGTATAACAAAGTTCACCAAGTGCCATCTACATTAAAGAATGAAACAG TTGATTTGGAGAGTCCtgaggaaatggaagaagaaatccCAGTCGTAATCTGTGCTGCTGCGGGCAGAATGGGTGCAGCTATAGCAGCAATCAGTAGCATCTACAGCAACACAGAGGCTAATGTTTTGTTCTACATAGTTGGGCTGAAGACTACGATCCCGCATATTCG AAGATGGATTGAAAAttctaaactgaaagaaataaaatttaaggtTGTGGAATTCAACCCTATGGtactaaaaggaaaaatcagacaAGATGCATCGCGTCCTGAGCTACTACAGCCT cTGAACTTCGTTCgattttatcttcctttgcttATCCAGAAACATGAGAAAGTAATATATTTGGATGATGACATCATTGTTCAAG GTGACATCCAGGAACTCTACGATACTAAGTTAGCTCCTGGACATGCTGCAGCTTTTTCAGATGATTGTGATCTGCCTTCTACACATGAAATAGTTAGAAGTGTAGGGATGCAG aacaCGTACATGGGATTCCTGGACTACAGAAAGCAAGCCATTAGAGATCTTGGCATCAGCCCCAGCACCTGCTCCTTTAATCCTGGAGTAATTGTTGCTAACATGACTGAATGGAAACATCAACGCATTACAAAGCAGTTGGAGAAGTGGATGCAAAGAAATGTAGA ggaAAACCTCTACAGCAGCACCCTTGGGGGAGGTGTGGCAACCTCTCCAATGCTGATTGTATTTCATGGAAAGTATTCCACTATTAATCCTATGTGGCACATAAGGCATCTTG GTTGGAGTCCTGATACCCGTTACTCGGAGCATTTTCTTCAAGAAGCTAAATTACTTCATTGGAATGGGAGATACAAACCTTGGGACTATCCCAGTGTGCACACTGATCTCTGGGAAAACTGGTTTATTCCTGACCCTTCAGGGAAGTTCAAATTAACTCGTCCCGATAGCTGA
- the GLT8D2 gene encoding glycosyltransferase 8 domain-containing protein 2 isoform X2: MEEEIPVVICAAAGRMGAAIAAISSIYSNTEANVLFYIVGLKTTIPHIRRWIENSKLKEIKFKVVEFNPMVLKGKIRQDASRPELLQPLNFVRFYLPLLIQKHEKVIYLDDDIIVQGDIQELYDTKLAPGHAAAFSDDCDLPSTHEIVRSVGMQNTYMGFLDYRKQAIRDLGISPSTCSFNPGVIVANMTEWKHQRITKQLEKWMQRNVEENLYSSTLGGGVATSPMLIVFHGKYSTINPMWHIRHLGWSPDTRYSEHFLQEAKLLHWNGRYKPWDYPSVHTDLWENWFIPDPSGKFKLTRPDS, encoded by the exons atggaagaagaaatccCAGTCGTAATCTGTGCTGCTGCGGGCAGAATGGGTGCAGCTATAGCAGCAATCAGTAGCATCTACAGCAACACAGAGGCTAATGTTTTGTTCTACATAGTTGGGCTGAAGACTACGATCCCGCATATTCG AAGATGGATTGAAAAttctaaactgaaagaaataaaatttaaggtTGTGGAATTCAACCCTATGGtactaaaaggaaaaatcagacaAGATGCATCGCGTCCTGAGCTACTACAGCCT cTGAACTTCGTTCgattttatcttcctttgcttATCCAGAAACATGAGAAAGTAATATATTTGGATGATGACATCATTGTTCAAG GTGACATCCAGGAACTCTACGATACTAAGTTAGCTCCTGGACATGCTGCAGCTTTTTCAGATGATTGTGATCTGCCTTCTACACATGAAATAGTTAGAAGTGTAGGGATGCAG aacaCGTACATGGGATTCCTGGACTACAGAAAGCAAGCCATTAGAGATCTTGGCATCAGCCCCAGCACCTGCTCCTTTAATCCTGGAGTAATTGTTGCTAACATGACTGAATGGAAACATCAACGCATTACAAAGCAGTTGGAGAAGTGGATGCAAAGAAATGTAGA ggaAAACCTCTACAGCAGCACCCTTGGGGGAGGTGTGGCAACCTCTCCAATGCTGATTGTATTTCATGGAAAGTATTCCACTATTAATCCTATGTGGCACATAAGGCATCTTG GTTGGAGTCCTGATACCCGTTACTCGGAGCATTTTCTTCAAGAAGCTAAATTACTTCATTGGAATGGGAGATACAAACCTTGGGACTATCCCAGTGTGCACACTGATCTCTGGGAAAACTGGTTTATTCCTGACCCTTCAGGGAAGTTCAAATTAACTCGTCCCGATAGCTGA